Proteins encoded within one genomic window of Nonomuraea gerenzanensis:
- a CDS encoding response regulator — MPELRDITVLIVDDDPVVTAALHAQVNRVLGFRVVGIAHTGHAALAAAGRFAPRLVLLDLHLPDMPGLEVAHRLRRPDQPPADVIVISGRKESATVRAAIQRGALNYLVKPTRAGTLEQALLRYAATVRQLESEARFTDQQEIDNLFRSLHLDVGTRPKSISASTEQAVLDALTAVEDASADELAARIGVSRATARRYLEHLAERGLVEGRPKYGTTGRPQHRYRIR; from the coding sequence GTGCCTGAGCTCAGGGACATCACCGTTCTCATCGTGGACGACGACCCGGTCGTCACGGCGGCCCTGCACGCGCAGGTCAACCGGGTGCTCGGGTTCAGGGTCGTGGGCATCGCGCACACCGGGCACGCCGCGCTGGCCGCGGCCGGCCGGTTCGCGCCCCGCCTGGTCCTGCTCGATCTGCACCTCCCTGATATGCCCGGTCTGGAGGTCGCGCACCGGCTGCGCCGCCCCGACCAGCCGCCCGCCGACGTCATCGTGATCTCCGGGCGCAAGGAGTCGGCGACGGTCCGCGCCGCCATCCAGCGCGGCGCCCTCAACTACCTGGTCAAGCCGACCAGGGCGGGCACCCTGGAGCAGGCCCTGCTCCGCTACGCCGCCACGGTCAGGCAGCTGGAGTCCGAGGCCCGCTTCACCGACCAGCAGGAGATCGACAACCTGTTCCGCTCGCTCCACCTCGACGTGGGCACCCGCCCCAAGAGCATCTCCGCCTCCACCGAGCAGGCGGTGCTGGACGCGTTGACGGCGGTCGAGGACGCCTCCGCCGACGAGCTGGCGGCCAGGATCGGCGTCAGCCGCGCCACCGCCCGCCGCTACCTGGAACATCTGGCCGAGCGGGGGCTGGTGGAGGGCCGGCCGAAGTACGGGACGACGGGGCGGCCGCAGCACCGGTACCGCATCCGATGA
- a CDS encoding glutamate ABC transporter substrate-binding protein, protein MRALRALVVAVLVGVLPTACGEANAFPEDTTMSRIRERGILTVGIKFDQPIFGYKDPASGRITGFDAEVARLVARDLTGSERNIRFVETVSGERENFIEQGVVDLVIATYSITETRARRVTFTDPYYYAGQDLLVRVGDSTINGVSDLKGKTVCTARGSTSVERLRTTMPGIHLAEVDAYSICVPALIAGRVDAVSTDDTILLGLYAQHPDTLRLVGKPFAREPYGMGMRKQDTAFRDYLNGLIARWLCNGEWDRAYMATVGVSGTTSESAKPAPRRANC, encoded by the coding sequence ATGAGGGCGCTGCGCGCGTTAGTGGTGGCCGTGCTGGTCGGCGTGCTGCCCACCGCCTGCGGCGAGGCCAACGCCTTCCCCGAGGACACCACGATGTCCCGCATCAGGGAGCGCGGCATCCTGACCGTGGGCATCAAGTTCGACCAGCCGATCTTCGGTTACAAGGACCCCGCCAGCGGGCGGATCACCGGGTTCGACGCCGAGGTGGCCCGGCTGGTCGCCAGGGACCTGACCGGCAGCGAGCGCAACATCCGCTTCGTCGAGACGGTGTCGGGCGAGCGCGAGAACTTCATCGAGCAGGGCGTGGTCGACCTCGTCATCGCCACCTACTCGATCACGGAGACCCGCGCCCGCCGGGTCACGTTCACCGACCCGTACTACTACGCGGGTCAGGACCTGCTGGTCCGGGTCGGCGACTCCACCATCAACGGGGTCTCCGACCTGAAGGGCAAGACCGTGTGCACCGCGCGCGGCTCCACCTCGGTCGAGCGGCTGCGCACCACGATGCCCGGCATCCACCTGGCGGAGGTGGACGCGTACAGCATCTGCGTGCCCGCGCTGATCGCCGGGCGGGTGGACGCGGTGAGCACCGACGACACCATCCTGCTCGGCCTGTACGCCCAGCACCCCGACACGCTGCGGCTGGTCGGCAAGCCGTTCGCGCGCGAGCCGTACGGGATGGGCATGCGCAAGCAGGACACCGCCTTCCGCGACTACCTCAACGGGCTGATCGCGCGCTGGCTGTGCAACGGCGAGTGGGACCGCGCCTACATGGCCACCGTCGGGGTCTCCGGCACCACCTCCGAATCCGCCAAGCCGGCGCCTCGCCGGGCCAATTGCTGA
- a CDS encoding hybrid sensor histidine kinase/response regulator: MRWLLAVTALWTLLGLLPLALLTSSSISLSENAMTDEVRERVRTTASVSRVVVEQQMNSLKQLVTAFAQRPQVREAVNEVTSATMRDWLGELERLRDGVSGLIVNSPEGKIRRAEPPTVLPQDITTTDWYRAVRDRRQAHVSQAYTPTMVGVSRAVAVAAPIPSADGLRMLGMFTVVYSLDAIQEFAEDAADAQDIRLLITDRAGVLVADPGRKLFALTSLREDPRVDAALAGQAWSGEFRGIDGTVLSASEPIPGIGWTVTAEVSVAEALASTEKLRTNVLTVALLLALLILIGLGLQIHSTRGRRRAQATLSEYAAELSRSAVELAAARDEAISASSAKSEFVAKISHEIRTPINGVLGMNSLLMGTRLDEEQRYYASTAQESAHNVLRLLDDFLDLSRIEAGHLQVEAVPFDLPRLCDEVVAPFAPHAYEQGLWLTLRLDENVPRQVSGDPARLRQVLTNLVGNALKFTVQGGVDLHVALDEGEPGADRVVLRFAVADTGIGVGERDRERVFGVFRQVDSPITRRTGGSGLGLAISKQLVELMGGRIGLDSVEGVGSRFYATLPLDVLTWAEPGAGALEGRRALVADPRPEDRTMAARCLEQAGAEVEEARDEASALARLRAAAADGRPYELAVVALDLGSGHEAWHGLGLADPGDPAAPRSLADAILNDPSLQATSVIVVVTPGRSGFAWPGAAGERAVQSITRPLSRRRLLAAAENALGIAERPGEPREGTQPVGLSEGARILVAEDDEVSRQVAMLVLSQAGHEVHVVDDGRKAVSAVLAGRYDLVFMDCQLPVLDGLAATEEIREREEAHTPIIAMTAAAMPDDRIRCLEAGMDDHLAKPVDWPRVLARIPEWTASAGLPPELAGLSQEALTDVARAYLATATSTFEQLRQAVRDGDQPAAAGLAHRLKGACATVGATREAELCERVEELARAGDAVDGDLMEELDGLLHVAPEWMNASYS; the protein is encoded by the coding sequence GTGCGATGGTTGCTCGCGGTGACGGCCCTGTGGACGTTACTCGGACTGCTGCCCTTGGCGCTGCTCACCTCGTCCAGCATCTCGCTGTCGGAGAACGCGATGACCGACGAGGTCCGCGAGCGCGTCAGGACCACCGCGTCCGTCAGCAGGGTCGTGGTGGAGCAGCAGATGAACTCCCTCAAGCAGCTCGTCACCGCCTTCGCCCAGCGGCCCCAGGTGCGCGAGGCGGTCAACGAGGTCACCAGCGCCACGATGCGTGACTGGCTCGGCGAGCTGGAGCGGCTGCGCGACGGGGTCAGCGGCCTGATCGTCAACTCTCCCGAGGGCAAGATCAGGCGCGCGGAGCCGCCCACCGTGCTGCCGCAGGACATCACGACCACCGACTGGTATCGCGCGGTGCGCGACCGGCGCCAGGCCCACGTCTCGCAGGCGTACACACCCACCATGGTAGGCGTGTCGAGGGCGGTCGCGGTGGCCGCGCCCATCCCGAGCGCCGACGGCCTGCGCATGCTGGGCATGTTCACCGTCGTCTACAGCCTCGACGCCATCCAGGAGTTCGCCGAGGACGCCGCCGACGCGCAGGACATCCGGCTGCTCATCACCGACAGGGCCGGCGTGCTGGTCGCCGACCCGGGCAGGAAGCTGTTCGCGCTGACGTCCCTGCGCGAGGACCCCCGGGTGGACGCCGCGCTGGCGGGACAGGCGTGGAGCGGCGAGTTCCGGGGCATCGACGGCACCGTCCTGTCGGCCTCCGAGCCCATCCCCGGCATCGGCTGGACGGTCACCGCCGAGGTCTCCGTCGCCGAGGCGCTGGCCTCCACCGAGAAGCTGCGCACGAACGTGCTCACCGTCGCGCTCCTGCTCGCCCTGCTCATCCTCATCGGCCTCGGCCTGCAGATCCACTCCACCAGGGGCCGCCGCCGGGCGCAGGCCACGCTGTCGGAGTACGCCGCCGAGCTGTCCAGGTCGGCCGTCGAGCTGGCCGCGGCCAGGGACGAGGCGATCAGCGCCTCCAGCGCCAAGTCCGAGTTCGTGGCCAAGATCAGCCACGAGATCCGCACCCCCATCAACGGCGTGCTCGGCATGAACTCCCTGCTCATGGGCACCCGCCTGGACGAGGAGCAGCGTTACTACGCCAGCACCGCCCAGGAGTCGGCGCACAACGTGCTGCGCCTGCTCGACGACTTCCTCGACCTGTCCAGGATCGAGGCCGGGCACCTCCAGGTGGAGGCCGTGCCGTTCGACCTGCCGCGTCTGTGCGACGAGGTCGTGGCGCCGTTCGCGCCGCACGCCTACGAGCAGGGGCTCTGGCTGACGCTGCGGCTCGACGAGAACGTGCCGCGCCAGGTGTCCGGCGACCCGGCCCGGCTGCGCCAGGTGCTGACGAACCTGGTCGGCAACGCGCTGAAGTTCACCGTCCAGGGCGGCGTGGACCTGCACGTGGCGCTGGACGAGGGCGAGCCGGGCGCGGACCGGGTGGTGCTCAGGTTCGCGGTGGCCGACACCGGCATCGGGGTCGGGGAGCGGGACAGGGAGCGCGTGTTCGGCGTCTTCCGCCAGGTGGACTCGCCGATCACGCGCAGGACCGGCGGCAGCGGGCTCGGGCTGGCCATCAGCAAGCAGCTCGTCGAGCTGATGGGCGGGCGGATCGGGCTCGACAGCGTGGAGGGCGTGGGCAGCCGGTTCTACGCCACGCTGCCGCTGGACGTGCTCACCTGGGCGGAGCCGGGCGCCGGAGCGCTGGAGGGGCGGCGCGCGCTGGTCGCCGACCCGCGCCCGGAGGACCGCACAATGGCCGCACGCTGCCTGGAGCAGGCCGGGGCCGAGGTGGAGGAGGCCAGGGACGAGGCGTCGGCGCTGGCGCGCCTGCGGGCCGCCGCCGCGGACGGGCGGCCGTACGAGCTGGCCGTCGTCGCCCTCGACCTGGGCAGCGGGCACGAGGCCTGGCACGGCCTCGGGCTCGCGGATCCCGGCGACCCCGCCGCGCCGCGCTCGCTGGCCGACGCCATCCTCAACGACCCGTCGCTGCAGGCCACCAGCGTCATCGTGGTCGTCACCCCGGGCCGGTCCGGGTTCGCCTGGCCGGGCGCGGCGGGGGAGCGGGCCGTGCAGTCGATCACCCGGCCGCTCAGCCGCCGCCGCCTGCTCGCCGCCGCGGAGAACGCGCTGGGCATCGCCGAGCGCCCCGGCGAGCCGCGCGAGGGCACGCAGCCCGTCGGGCTGAGCGAGGGCGCGCGGATCCTGGTGGCCGAGGACGACGAGGTGAGCCGCCAGGTGGCGATGCTCGTGCTGAGCCAGGCCGGGCACGAGGTGCACGTGGTCGACGACGGCCGCAAGGCCGTGAGCGCCGTGCTGGCCGGCCGGTACGACCTGGTGTTCATGGACTGCCAGCTGCCCGTGCTCGACGGCCTGGCCGCCACCGAGGAGATCAGGGAGCGCGAGGAGGCCCACACCCCGATCATCGCGATGACCGCCGCCGCCATGCCGGACGACCGGATCCGGTGCCTGGAGGCGGGCATGGACGACCACCTGGCCAAGCCGGTCGACTGGCCGCGCGTGCTGGCCAGGATCCCGGAGTGGACGGCCTCCGCCGGGCTGCCGCCCGAGCTGGCAGGGCTGTCGCAGGAGGCGCTGACCGACGTGGCACGGGCCTACCTGGCGACCGCCACCAGCACGTTCGAGCAGCTCAGGCAGGCCGTACGGGACGGCGACCAGCCGGCGGCCGCCGGGCTCGCACACCGGCTCAAGGGCGCCTGCGCGACGGTCGGCGCGACCCGCGAGGCGGAGCTGTGCGAGCGCGTCGAGGAGCTGGCCAGGGCGGGGGACGCGGTGGACGGCGACCTGATGGAGGAGCTGGACGGGTTGCTGCACGTGGCGCCCGAGTGGATGAACGCCTCGTACTCCTGA
- a CDS encoding glutamate ABC transporter substrate-binding protein, with translation MFGRSLFAVFAVVAVASGCGGGSESYASIVDKAKNDKKLVIGVKADQPGLGLRTPDGSFTGFDVEVAKYVAKQLGVEPSGITFKETVSANREAFIEQGQVDMVVATYSITDARKQKVSFAGPYFVAGQDLLVRADDGALTGPEALNGKKLCSVAGSTPAQKVKTEYAKEVQLQEERTYSACVDRVLGGQLDAITTDNVILAGYAAQHSGKLKVVGKTFSTEKYGIGLKKDDTAGRKAINDALEKMFSDGSWTKALQASVGASGFTLPQAPQLERY, from the coding sequence ATGTTCGGCAGATCCCTTTTCGCCGTGTTCGCCGTTGTGGCCGTCGCCTCCGGGTGCGGGGGTGGTTCCGAGAGCTACGCCTCCATCGTGGACAAGGCCAAGAACGACAAGAAGCTGGTGATCGGCGTGAAGGCCGACCAGCCCGGCCTCGGCCTGCGCACACCTGACGGCAGCTTCACCGGTTTCGACGTCGAGGTCGCCAAGTACGTGGCCAAGCAGCTCGGCGTGGAGCCCAGCGGCATCACGTTCAAGGAGACCGTGTCGGCCAACCGGGAGGCGTTCATCGAGCAGGGCCAGGTGGACATGGTGGTGGCCACCTACTCGATCACCGACGCGCGCAAGCAGAAGGTGTCCTTCGCCGGGCCGTACTTCGTGGCCGGGCAGGACCTGCTGGTCCGCGCCGACGACGGGGCGCTGACCGGCCCCGAGGCGCTCAACGGCAAGAAGCTGTGCTCGGTCGCCGGCTCCACGCCCGCACAGAAGGTCAAGACGGAGTACGCCAAGGAGGTGCAGCTCCAGGAGGAGCGCACGTACTCGGCGTGCGTGGACCGGGTGCTCGGCGGCCAGCTCGACGCCATCACCACCGACAACGTGATCCTGGCCGGCTACGCCGCGCAGCACTCCGGCAAGCTCAAGGTGGTCGGCAAGACGTTCAGCACCGAGAAGTACGGCATCGGGCTGAAGAAGGACGACACCGCCGGGCGCAAGGCGATCAACGACGCGCTGGAGAAGATGTTCTCCGACGGCAGCTGGACCAAGGCGCTGCAGGCCAGCGTGGGCGCCTCCGGCTTCACCCTGCCCCAGGCCCCGCAGCTCGAGCGGTACTGA
- a CDS encoding SpoIIE family protein phosphatase, with translation MGWTEPSGLDDLLIEAVFSAGAHIGSVYVLDGTRQVLGMEATIGLPATVARTWARVRTNECVPISVAVRERRLLWLQDRMALARGFPAAALALPYDFAMAFAPLCSGGAVWGGFVLGWPTGGEAALTSGRTRLIEDVCARIGRLLHRASERGRPVVPGPLPRILDQVHALRPGQPAGLTALTCLNCLPEGHLYLDAQARVTLVTAQAAEILDADPSQLIGRRLCKALPWLDDPLYEDHYRGAVVSHRVTRFTARHSDGRLLSVECFPGVPGVTLRIVPAAAGHEAGSSDAEGRPPLLGLHEMLHLATCLAQAVTAQDVVDLVADHVLPVTGAQALAILSWESGRMRVVASRGYSPEGIATFNGRPVVHAVPWVPGYQWDRPSFYGTWREFQRTFPTAVQVDGMSAWALLPLSAAGQSIGTCVLGYDRPRRFGEAERAMLTALGGLIAQAFERAWLYDNKHQLAESLQARLLPADLPEIPGLELAARYLPTTPGMDIGGDFYDVIRLDDTTAAAVIGDVQGHDMTAAALMGQVRTAIRATASTTATCGEVLAHANRLMTELAPDRFTSCLYIKLDLAARTVCLAGAGHPPPLLSIPGAPTRVLDEVTGLLLGIDPAAEYGTTVLPLPPGSVLALYTDGLVEQRGLDLGDAIASLAARFTPAPDRPLHELAEALVQPATEHQRTDDTAVLLLRLEDGR, from the coding sequence ATGGGGTGGACCGAGCCGTCCGGCCTCGACGATCTGCTGATCGAGGCCGTGTTCAGCGCGGGCGCCCACATCGGCAGCGTGTACGTCCTGGACGGCACCCGCCAGGTGCTCGGGATGGAGGCGACGATCGGCCTGCCCGCCACCGTCGCCCGCACCTGGGCCAGGGTCAGGACGAACGAGTGCGTGCCCATCTCGGTGGCGGTGCGCGAGCGGCGGCTGCTGTGGCTGCAGGACCGGATGGCGCTGGCCCGCGGGTTCCCGGCGGCGGCGCTGGCGCTGCCGTACGACTTCGCGATGGCCTTCGCCCCGCTCTGCTCCGGCGGCGCGGTCTGGGGCGGCTTCGTGCTGGGCTGGCCCACCGGGGGCGAGGCCGCGCTCACCTCCGGCAGGACCCGGCTGATCGAGGACGTCTGCGCCAGGATCGGCCGGCTGCTGCACCGGGCCAGCGAGCGGGGCCGCCCGGTCGTGCCGGGGCCGCTGCCCCGCATCCTGGACCAGGTGCACGCCCTGCGGCCGGGGCAGCCCGCCGGGCTGACGGCACTGACCTGCCTCAACTGCCTGCCGGAAGGGCACCTGTACCTGGACGCGCAGGCCCGCGTCACGCTCGTCACCGCGCAGGCCGCCGAGATCCTCGACGCCGACCCGTCGCAGCTCATCGGCAGACGCCTGTGCAAGGCGCTGCCCTGGCTGGACGACCCCCTGTACGAGGACCACTACCGGGGCGCGGTCGTCAGCCACCGCGTCACCCGGTTCACCGCCCGCCACTCCGACGGGCGGCTGCTGTCGGTGGAGTGCTTCCCCGGCGTCCCCGGCGTCACCCTGCGGATCGTGCCCGCCGCCGCCGGTCACGAGGCCGGCTCCAGCGACGCCGAGGGCCGCCCGCCGCTGCTCGGGCTGCACGAGATGCTGCACCTGGCCACCTGCCTCGCGCAGGCCGTCACCGCGCAGGACGTCGTGGACCTGGTGGCCGACCACGTGCTGCCGGTCACCGGGGCGCAGGCGCTGGCCATCCTGAGCTGGGAGAGCGGGCGCATGCGCGTGGTCGCCTCGCGTGGCTACAGCCCGGAGGGCATCGCGACGTTCAACGGCCGGCCGGTGGTGCACGCGGTGCCCTGGGTGCCGGGCTACCAGTGGGACCGGCCGTCGTTCTACGGGACGTGGCGGGAGTTCCAGCGGACCTTCCCCACCGCCGTCCAGGTGGACGGCATGAGCGCGTGGGCGCTGCTGCCGCTGTCCGCCGCCGGGCAGTCCATCGGCACGTGCGTGCTGGGCTACGACCGTCCCCGCCGGTTCGGGGAGGCGGAGCGGGCCATGCTCACCGCCCTCGGCGGGCTCATCGCGCAGGCGTTCGAGCGGGCCTGGCTCTACGACAACAAGCACCAGCTCGCCGAGTCCCTGCAGGCGCGGCTGCTGCCCGCCGACCTGCCCGAGATCCCCGGCCTGGAGCTGGCCGCCAGGTACCTGCCCACCACGCCCGGCATGGACATCGGCGGCGACTTCTACGACGTGATCCGCCTCGACGACACGACGGCCGCCGCCGTCATCGGCGACGTCCAGGGCCACGACATGACCGCCGCCGCCCTCATGGGCCAGGTGCGCACCGCCATCCGCGCCACCGCGAGCACCACCGCCACCTGCGGCGAGGTGCTCGCGCACGCCAACCGCCTGATGACCGAGCTGGCCCCCGACCGGTTCACGAGCTGCCTGTACATCAAGCTCGACCTGGCCGCGCGCACCGTCTGCCTGGCGGGCGCCGGGCACCCGCCGCCCCTGCTGAGCATCCCAGGCGCGCCGACCAGGGTCCTCGACGAGGTCACCGGGCTGCTCCTGGGCATCGACCCCGCCGCCGAGTACGGCACCACCGTGCTGCCCCTGCCACCGGGCTCGGTGCTCGCCCTCTACACCGACGGCCTCGTCGAGCAGCGCGGCCTCGACCTCGGCGACGCCATCGCGAGCCTGGCCGCCCGCTTCACCCCCGCCCCCGACCGGCCGCTGCACGAGCTCGCCGAGGCCCTCGTCCAGCCGGCGACCGAGCACCAGCGCACGGACGACACGGCCGTCCTCCTGCTGCGCCTGGAGGACGGCCGGTGA
- a CDS encoding YbaB/EbfC family nucleoid-associated protein, which yields MTTPPRTGDPELDRAIAELAARTTRLEEVGRLLRETTGRGESAGGQVAVELSATGSLAGLHLDPRALRLGSQALAEAITEAFRRAEEDVAARSHDLARTAFEP from the coding sequence ATGACGACCCCGCCGCGTACCGGTGACCCCGAGCTGGACCGCGCCATCGCGGAGCTGGCCGCCCGCACGACCCGCCTGGAGGAGGTGGGCCGCCTGCTGCGGGAGACGACCGGGCGCGGCGAGAGCGCCGGCGGGCAGGTCGCCGTCGAGCTGTCGGCCACGGGGTCGCTGGCGGGGCTGCACCTCGACCCCCGCGCGCTGCGGCTGGGCTCCCAGGCGCTGGCCGAGGCGATCACGGAGGCGTTCAGGCGGGCCGAGGAGGACGTCGCGGCCCGCTCCCACGACCTGGCCAGGACCGCCTTCGAGCCCTGA
- a CDS encoding WXG100-like domain-containing protein, with amino-acid sequence MFDPFQALAWFAGVHVPAADVTSLRARATALRELATGIEALARDTGTAVAEARQANDSRTVARFADVWPYELGPRYAALQEELEDLAAGCEEYAEAVEQHREQLLIIGTQLAAMAFTMLFGYLYPVARIAAEQAFKWLVARARLERTIFQKITKAVLEQRAGKRRIGAYVVREGLDALADSVLWAGLKTGVHAASSAATGQPMGDLWAYAGKHFVAELAYNGGIKGLSDARKFFPPTRVTETVLGTGPAGKFFRRTLSAATVYPLVAGGDLSDEGALRSALAHAPRAFLLKR; translated from the coding sequence ATGTTCGACCCCTTCCAGGCGCTGGCCTGGTTCGCGGGCGTGCACGTGCCGGCGGCCGACGTCACCAGCCTCCGGGCCAGGGCCACGGCGTTGCGCGAGCTGGCCACCGGCATCGAGGCGCTCGCCCGCGACACCGGGACCGCCGTCGCCGAGGCCCGCCAGGCCAACGACAGCCGCACGGTCGCGCGCTTCGCCGACGTGTGGCCGTACGAGCTGGGCCCCCGCTACGCCGCCCTCCAGGAGGAGCTGGAGGACCTGGCGGCCGGCTGCGAGGAGTACGCCGAGGCCGTCGAGCAGCACCGCGAGCAGCTCCTGATCATCGGCACCCAGCTCGCCGCCATGGCGTTCACCATGCTGTTCGGCTACCTCTACCCGGTCGCCAGGATCGCCGCCGAGCAGGCGTTCAAGTGGCTCGTGGCCAGGGCCAGGCTGGAGCGCACGATCTTCCAGAAGATCACCAAGGCGGTCCTGGAGCAGCGCGCGGGCAAGCGCAGGATCGGCGCCTACGTGGTGCGCGAGGGGCTCGACGCGCTGGCGGACTCGGTCCTGTGGGCCGGGCTCAAAACCGGCGTGCACGCGGCCAGCTCCGCCGCCACCGGGCAGCCGATGGGCGACCTGTGGGCGTACGCCGGCAAGCACTTCGTCGCCGAGCTGGCCTACAACGGCGGCATCAAGGGGCTCAGCGACGCCAGGAAGTTCTTCCCGCCGACGCGGGTCACCGAGACCGTGCTCGGCACCGGCCCCGCCGGGAAGTTCTTCCGCCGCACCCTGTCGGCCGCCACCGTCTACCCCCTGGTGGCCGGCGGGGACCTGTCCGACGAGGGCGCCCTGCGCTCGGCGCTGGCCCACGCGCCCAGGGCGTTCCTCCTCAAACGCTGA
- a CDS encoding amino acid ABC transporter ATP-binding protein: MSQADLIVLDQVNKRYGDHHVLKDVNLTVRQGEVVVIIGPSGAGKSTLCRAINRLETIDSGTISLDGTPLPAEGKELARLRAEVGMVFQSFNLFAHKTVLDNVVLGQVHVLKRSRDEAVRKARELLDRVGIGGQAAKFPAQLSGGQQQRVAIARALAMDPKAILFDEPTSALDPEMVNEVLDVMTGLAREGMTMVVVTHEMGFARRAADRVVFMADGEIVEQNTPDTFFGAPSSDRAQSFLAKILTH, encoded by the coding sequence ATGAGCCAGGCGGACCTGATCGTCCTGGACCAGGTCAACAAGCGCTACGGCGATCATCACGTGCTCAAGGACGTGAACCTGACCGTTCGGCAGGGCGAGGTCGTGGTGATCATCGGCCCGTCCGGGGCGGGAAAGTCCACCCTGTGCCGCGCGATCAACCGGCTGGAGACGATCGACTCCGGCACGATCAGTCTCGACGGGACCCCGCTGCCGGCTGAGGGCAAGGAGCTGGCCCGGCTGCGTGCCGAGGTCGGCATGGTGTTCCAGTCGTTCAACCTCTTCGCGCACAAGACCGTCCTGGACAACGTCGTCCTCGGGCAGGTCCACGTGCTCAAGCGGTCCAGGGACGAGGCCGTGCGCAAGGCCAGGGAGCTGCTCGACCGGGTCGGGATCGGCGGCCAGGCCGCCAAGTTCCCCGCCCAGCTGTCCGGCGGGCAGCAGCAGCGGGTGGCCATCGCCAGGGCGCTGGCCATGGACCCGAAGGCCATCCTGTTCGACGAGCCCACCTCCGCGCTCGACCCCGAGATGGTCAACGAGGTGCTGGACGTCATGACGGGCCTGGCCCGCGAGGGCATGACCATGGTCGTCGTCACCCACGAGATGGGCTTCGCCCGCCGGGCGGCCGACCGGGTCGTCTTCATGGCCGACGGCGAGATCGTCGAGCAGAACACCCCCGACACCTTCTTCGGCGCGCCCAGCAGCGACCGCGCCCAGTCCTTCCTCGCCAAGATCCTGACTCACTGA
- a CDS encoding CU044_5270 family protein has translation MDELDLLAKALPDAPPPSREVVERARTRLAATAGQSAGQSAGRRPRHRRAFWGWTAVATVAVITAVITGVSVLGPAPAPVIVPDGGNDALLHLADDVARLPDETGAYWRRPLLNGGLIRVEAGGEAFNVLYASRVDLWQPRDPDDPVQVRQRQEYVRPATPADERVWQAAGSPSAVQRVCTPGTPAKQCGKLRMGSEPSSCVYTRATETGVFGDRRLGELTLADLAALPTDVNGLRERLRRQWEAGERHESFEEFLPGASALLEMPIGPKVRAAVLRLLAGLPTTTVRGTVEDPLGRRGLAVTFVKSEGFTTQFGADDEVAERYVNILDPRAGTVLAANVSIAAESTEGLAEGTYLYYAAWAPEAGWTDDRPEQPRGCKLSKRPIP, from the coding sequence ATGGATGAGCTCGACCTGCTGGCCAAGGCCCTCCCGGACGCGCCGCCACCCTCGCGGGAGGTGGTCGAGCGGGCCCGCACCCGGCTGGCGGCGACCGCGGGGCAGTCCGCGGGGCAGTCCGCGGGGCGGCGCCCGAGGCACCGCCGCGCGTTCTGGGGCTGGACGGCCGTGGCGACCGTCGCCGTCATCACCGCCGTCATCACCGGGGTGTCGGTCCTGGGCCCGGCGCCGGCGCCGGTGATCGTGCCCGACGGCGGCAACGACGCCCTGCTCCACCTCGCCGACGACGTCGCCCGGCTGCCGGACGAGACGGGGGCGTACTGGCGCAGGCCGCTGCTCAACGGCGGCCTGATCAGGGTCGAGGCGGGGGGCGAGGCGTTCAACGTCCTGTACGCCTCGCGCGTGGACCTGTGGCAGCCACGCGATCCGGACGATCCGGTGCAGGTGCGGCAGCGGCAGGAGTACGTGCGTCCGGCCACGCCCGCCGACGAGCGCGTGTGGCAGGCGGCCGGCTCCCCGTCGGCGGTGCAGCGTGTGTGCACGCCCGGCACGCCCGCCAAGCAGTGCGGGAAGCTGCGGATGGGCAGCGAGCCCTCGTCGTGCGTCTACACGCGCGCCACGGAGACGGGCGTCTTCGGCGACCGCCGGCTGGGCGAGCTCACGCTGGCCGACCTCGCGGCGCTGCCCACCGACGTGAACGGGCTGCGCGAGCGGCTGCGCCGCCAGTGGGAGGCGGGCGAGCGGCACGAGAGCTTCGAGGAGTTCCTGCCGGGCGCGTCGGCGCTGCTGGAGATGCCGATCGGCCCGAAGGTGCGGGCGGCCGTCCTGCGCCTGCTGGCCGGGCTGCCGACGACCACGGTGCGCGGGACGGTCGAGGACCCGCTCGGCCGCCGCGGCCTCGCGGTCACCTTCGTCAAGAGCGAGGGCTTCACCACGCAGTTCGGCGCGGACGACGAGGTGGCCGAGCGGTACGTCAACATCCTCGACCCCAGGGCCGGCACCGTCCTGGCGGCCAACGTGTCGATCGCCGCCGAGAGCACGGAGGGGCTCGCCGAGGGCACGTACCTGTACTACGCGGCGTGGGCGCCGGAGGCGGGCTGGACCGACGACCGGCCGGAGCAGCCGCGCGGCTGCAAGCTCAGCAAGCGTCCCATTCCCTGA